The DNA segment GAATTTATCCGTATATTAGTATGTTCATCTAACTGTTGATTAGTGGTTCACAAGATGTTAGTAACAAGGGGATAAAAGTCGTAAAAAAGTGGATAAAAGTAACCTATAAAAATACCCTTGAAATAACCTAACCTTTTCAACATTAAAAAAAGGCAAAATAAGCCCAAAACACCTTATTTTTAAACACATAATATCTTATCCACTTATCCACATCCTTAATAATAAAATTCTTATTTAAACAAAAATACTATGAAGATAGAATGCTTAAAAGAAAAACTAGCCTCCGCGGTTTCTAAATGCGAAAAAATAAGCGGGAAGCACCCGACATTGCCGGTGCTTAAGTGTATTCTTTTAGAGGTGAAGGATAATAATTTGATTTTAAAATCAACCAATTTAGATTTGGGGGTGGAGATTACTTTTCCCGTTAAAACCGAGGAAGAAGGAGTTGTGGCTGTGCCGGGGTCGGTGTTAAATAATTTCATACAGAACCTAGATAACTATAAAAGCATTAAACTTGAGAGTGCGGAGGGCAATCTCAAAGTTTGGACGGAGAATAATTCAACAGTCATTAAATCCCTTCCTCATGAGGATTTTCCCACCATCCCCGTTGTATCCCTGTCTAAAGTTTTTAAAATGAACGCGAAAGATATTGTGCGGGGACTCAAAAGTGTCTGGTACAGTTCGGGGACATCGAGCATGAAGCCGGAACTTTCGAGCGTATACATCTATCACAACGACGAAAATGTTGTTTTTGTGGCTACCGACTCATTTCGACTGGCGGAAAAGAGGGTAAAAGTGAAAAAAATTCCCGATTTTACCCAAATTCTTATTCCTTTTAAAAATGTGATTGAAATTGTGAGGATTCTCGAGGAGGTTTCGGACGATGTTGAGATTCATCTCGATAAAAATCAAATTTCATTTTCGTGGGAGGGGCTGTATCTTACCTCGCGAATCATTGACGGCGTGTTTCCCGACTACAAGCAGATAATTCCCAAGGAGAATAAAAGCGAGGTTGTCGCGCTGAAGCAGGATTTGGTGAATTCCTTGAAACTCGCCAATGTTTTTTCCGATAACTTCAATCAGATCAATATGAAATTGAGACCGGGAGGCAAAACCTTTCATCTAACGACCCGGAATGCGGATGTCGGGGAAACGGTGAATAAGCTTGAGAGCGCTATTTCGGGCGAAGACATCGATATAAATTTCAACTACCGATATATCCTCGATTGCTTCCAATCAATCGAAGCAGACAGCGTTTCACTCCAATTTAACGGCGTTTCGAAGCCCATGGTCATCCGCGGAGTGGGGGATAGGAGTTTTATGTATCTCGTGATGCCGATGAATAAGTAACGCTCGGATTGTCTTTTGGAGAGCACGGATATTTTCTTGCTAGAAAATTCCTCGAGCTCGCGCCGCCGCACTCGCTAGTCTCTCCAAAAGACGATTCTCGCTCTGATGTCTGGCACCTCCTTAATTTTCAATCACCTTTCGCATATGCTTTAAAAAATAATAAGCTCGCTCTGACGTCCAAGAGAACTTCTATTATTCTCAGTGATTTGTGGACAATCTTTTCCGAAAAGTGCCGCTCTAACGTCTAAGAAAATTCCAACCCTCTCCGCAAGTCACAAAAAACTGAAAGCTCGCTCCGACGTCCAAGAGAACTTCTATTATTTGCAGTGATTTAATTTTATTTAATAAAAAAATTTAGGAGTTAGTCGGGGAGGGGGCAGAAGTAAAGTTGTAGTTTTTCTAAATTGTCCTAACACCTAAAAGCTAGTAGCTAATAGCTGTTCTTATGTTCAACGTCTCCTTATATCTAGAAAAGTTTAAGACCATAGGGCTTGGGGATAGCATTGCCAAAGATGCCCTTATTAAGGCTGTGCGGGAATGCACGGGAGGGAAAATTGAGAGAAAAGATGTTGAATTTAAAAACGGAACGTTCAGAATCAAGGCGGACCCGATTTTGAAAAGCGAGATTATGATAAAAAAAGAAGTGATTTTGGAATTCTTGACAAAAGAATTGAAGAAAGAAGTGAAAGACGTAAGGTGAACATACCAATATACGGATAAATTCCTAATATACCAATGAAAACGAATAATTAAGACATCCTCCGCATTGCTGACTCCTTCTTCGCAAAGCCTTCGGCGGACAAGTCGGCACCTCCTTTCTTAAGGAGGAATTTCGATTCTCCCTTTGAAAGGGAGCCCGCCCGAACGTACTATTTCGGTACGGGCGGGCACCGCGTCTTCGCAGGAGGGATGTATTAGTATACATTAGTATATTTCTTCATTGGTATATTTGTATATTTAATTCGTTGTTTCAAACTCCACCTGCGCTTCTCCTGTCTCGTCTTTCGAGTCTGTGAGAATTACCTTTAGGGTGTTTATTTTCTTAACGGAGTCCGGCGTAAACGTGAATTCGAACGGCGAGTCACCACTAGACCCAAGAAAAGCATTATTAAGATAGTAATTGGCTCTTACAATCGGGCTACCACCAGGGGCAAACTCAAGACCGATGTTTATGGGCTGTCCTTTTTTGTATTGCTTCGATCCTTGCGGATTTACAATCGCCACGACAATTTTTTTGACCGGGATTGAAACTCCCGTACTCGTGCCCTGGGCACCGAAGGTGCTTCCGTTGTCCGTAAGCCATTTTTGCACTCCGTATTCCCAATGAGAATATTGCGGGTTGCTATTTGGATTTCTCGGCTCTCCCCCAAGAGGGTTATTTGTATCCACGTAATGGAGGATTGAGTGAACACCAGTAGGGTCTTGCCACACTCCTTTCAATATCGGCTTGTAGTACGAGGTGTCCACCGGGTCGGGCTCCTCAAAATGCGCAATTGGCGTTACTTTAAGAGCCTCCTGCATTACGGCATTCCACAATGGCACCACGAGTTGTCCCGAAAGTTTTCTCTCCATCGGACGATTATCATTGTTTCCCACCCAGGCTCCCACGGTAACCGTAGGGGTATAGCCGATTGTCCACGCGTCTTTGTAGTTGTTGGTTGTTCCCGTTTTTACCGCCACGTCCTTGCCCGGGAAATATAGCAGAGAGTTCGCTCCATAGAGGGGAGTTCTTGCCACGTTGTCCGACAGTATGTCAGAAATTGTCAGAGCAATGGACCTAGGCAATACTTCCGTTTCTTGCTTTTTAAATTCCTCGATAACCTTTCCATCTCTGTCCTCTATTCGCAAGATGGCTACCGGAGGATTTCTCACTCCCTCATTTGCGAATACTGAATAAGCGCTTGTCATATCCAGAGGAGATGCTTCCCCTCCTCCAAGCACTAGAGTCAAGCCATAGGTGCCCGCACTCGCCAAACTTTCCACTCCCATTTTTTTCGCTAAATTAAGTGAGTCTTGGATGCCGGCGAGATAGAGAATTTTGACCGAAGCGATATTTACCGACTGGGCGAGGGCATTACGGAAAGAGATTGGCCCGCGGAATTTTTCGTCGTAGTTGTCTGGGGAATAGCATCCACCGGCACTCGTCAAGTTCGACGCGGCGCAGTTCGAGGAAAATTGCGTTTTTGCATCGAAGACAACAGTTTCGGGCAGGTAGCCTTTTTCTAAAGCTTCCGCATACACGATTGGCTTGAAAGTTGAGCCCGGCTGACGGTGAGCGAGGGTCACGTTGAAGTTTCCGTCTATTTCCGTGTCAAAGTAATCTCGGGAGCCGACCATCGAGAGAATTTGGCCCGTTTTGGGGTCAATAATTACCACTCCGGCATTTTCGGCGTTGTAGGTTTTCTTGTTTTGCAAAGCGAATTTTTTCGTCAGGTCCTGGGCTTTTTCCTGCAGTCCGTAGTCTAACGTCGTGATTACTTTGTAGCCGTTTTCCTGCATCGCATTCTCACCGTACTTTTGAGCCAGATATTCTTTCACATAAATGACGAAATGAGGCGCTTTGATTCCTCGTTCTTCCCGTGGTCGGAAATCTACCTTATCTGCCGAAGCCTTCTGGTATTCATCCGCTGTGATAAAGTTGTTTTCCAGCATTTTTTTCAGAACAAGATTTTTTCTGTCAATGAGTTCCTGCTTGTGGTTGCCGTAAGGAGAATAGTAGGTAGGTGCTTGTGGCAGGGCCGCAAGATATGCCGCCTCCGCAAGCGTCAGGTCGTAGGCGGGTTTGGCGAAGTAGGCCTGGCTCGCTTCCTCAACTCCGTAGATATTGCCCCCGTACGGCGCTTCGTTCAAATAGGTCTCAAGGATTTTGTCCTTGCTTAAAACTTTTTCGAGTCGTATGGCCAAAACCCACTCTTTCACTTTTCTCGTTATCGTTTTGTCCGTGGTGAGAAATGTATTTTTGATGACTTGTTGGGTGATGGTAGAACCGCCTTGGCTGAACTTTCCGCTTTTTAAATTGGCGAAAATAGCGCGGAGAATGGATTTTGGTTTGATGCCGTAATGCTCGTAGAATTCCGCGTCTTCGATGGCAACGGTCGCATTCTTGATATTTTTTGACATTTCATCGCTCGGAACTACGGTTCTTTTGACGTTTTCCTGAACGCTGTAGAGGAGATTTTTTCCTTCCCGGTCATATATCTTTGTGGACTCCGAAATCTTTCTTTGCTCAAAAGCGTTCACGTCAGGGAGCTCGAAAGTCGAAACCCACAAAATCATCGCTCCCGCGCAAAGCGCGAACAGGGCTATCAAGATACCGATAGCTTCCTTAAGCAGTTTTTTCTTTTTTGCCGATAAAGAAAAGAGCTTGAATCGCATTATTTTGACATGATAGCACAATACGCTAATGACAGATACCAATCAACGAATGGTACTAATGATACGAATGAATACGAATAGTGCAGTTTTCATCTCTTATTCTTAGCTATTAGTTTCATTCGTGTAATTAGTATCTGTTATAATTTTATGTTAAATTATTCTCATGGAACTTAACAACAAACTTGAGGAAATTGAGGAGCTTTTTTCTCGTGGTGTCGCGGAATTCATAGATCCCGAGGGAAAATTCAAAGAAAAACTCATAAAAAAAACAAAAGGGGAGAATTCTGGAAATATCGTTATTAAATTTGGCGTTGACCCTACGCGCCCGGATATTCACTTGGGGCATGCGGTAGTTTTGCGAAAATTGCGCAAGTTTCAAGACCTCGGCTGTAAGGTGATATTTTTAGTCGGTGACTTTACCGCCACCATAGGCGATCCGTCCGGTAAAAGCAAGGTGCGTCCCGAA comes from the Candidatus Taylorbacteria bacterium genome and includes:
- the dnaN gene encoding DNA polymerase III subunit beta, which encodes MKIECLKEKLASAVSKCEKISGKHPTLPVLKCILLEVKDNNLILKSTNLDLGVEITFPVKTEEEGVVAVPGSVLNNFIQNLDNYKSIKLESAEGNLKVWTENNSTVIKSLPHEDFPTIPVVSLSKVFKMNAKDIVRGLKSVWYSSGTSSMKPELSSVYIYHNDENVVFVATDSFRLAEKRVKVKKIPDFTQILIPFKNVIEIVRILEEVSDDVEIHLDKNQISFSWEGLYLTSRIIDGVFPDYKQIIPKENKSEVVALKQDLVNSLKLANVFSDNFNQINMKLRPGGKTFHLTTRNADVGETVNKLESAISGEDIDINFNYRYILDCFQSIEADSVSLQFNGVSKPMVIRGVGDRSFMYLVMPMNK
- a CDS encoding PBP1A family penicillin-binding protein; amino-acid sequence: MRFKLFSLSAKKKKLLKEAIGILIALFALCAGAMILWVSTFELPDVNAFEQRKISESTKIYDREGKNLLYSVQENVKRTVVPSDEMSKNIKNATVAIEDAEFYEHYGIKPKSILRAIFANLKSGKFSQGGSTITQQVIKNTFLTTDKTITRKVKEWVLAIRLEKVLSKDKILETYLNEAPYGGNIYGVEEASQAYFAKPAYDLTLAEAAYLAALPQAPTYYSPYGNHKQELIDRKNLVLKKMLENNFITADEYQKASADKVDFRPREERGIKAPHFVIYVKEYLAQKYGENAMQENGYKVITTLDYGLQEKAQDLTKKFALQNKKTYNAENAGVVIIDPKTGQILSMVGSRDYFDTEIDGNFNVTLAHRQPGSTFKPIVYAEALEKGYLPETVVFDAKTQFSSNCAASNLTSAGGCYSPDNYDEKFRGPISFRNALAQSVNIASVKILYLAGIQDSLNLAKKMGVESLASAGTYGLTLVLGGGEASPLDMTSAYSVFANEGVRNPPVAILRIEDRDGKVIEEFKKQETEVLPRSIALTISDILSDNVARTPLYGANSLLYFPGKDVAVKTGTTNNYKDAWTIGYTPTVTVGAWVGNNDNRPMERKLSGQLVVPLWNAVMQEALKVTPIAHFEEPDPVDTSYYKPILKGVWQDPTGVHSILHYVDTNNPLGGEPRNPNSNPQYSHWEYGVQKWLTDNGSTFGAQGTSTGVSIPVKKIVVAIVNPQGSKQYKKGQPINIGLEFAPGGSPIVRANYYLNNAFLGSSGDSPFEFTFTPDSVKKINTLKVILTDSKDETGEAQVEFETTN